TCGAGACCAAGCTCGCCGACTTCGGCGTCGAGGTGAAGGTGCTCGCCGCCTACCCCGGCCCGGTCATCACCCGCTACGAGATCGAGCCCGCCACCGGGGTCAAGGGCAGCCAGGTGGTCAATCTGGCCAAGGACCTCGCGCGTGCGCTGTCGCTGGTGTCGATCCGCGTCGTCGAGACCGTGCCCGGCAAGTCGTGCATGGCGCTCGAGCTGCCCAATCCGAAGCGGCAGATGGTGCGCCTGTCGGAGATCGTCGGCTCCAAGGTGTACCAGGACGCGCATTCGCCGCTCACCGTGGTGCTCGGCAAGGACATCGGCGGTCAGCCGGTGGTCGCCGATCTCGCCAAGATGCCGCACCTGCTGGTGGCCGGCACCACCGGCTCGGGCAAGTCGGTGGGCATCAACGCGATGATCCTGTCGCTGATCTACAAGAGCGAGCCCGAGCGCGTGCGGCTGATCATGGTCGACCCGAAGATGCTCGAACTGTCGATCTACGAGGGCATCCCGCACCTGCTGGCGCCGGTCGTGACCGACATGAAGCATGCGGCCAACGCGCTCAACTGGTGCGTGACCGAGATGGACAAGCGCTACAAGCTGATGGCCGCGGTCGGCGTGCGCAACCTCGCCGGCTTCAACAAGGCGGTGCAGGAGGCGCGCAAGGCCGAGACCCCGCTCACCAATCCGTTCTCGATCAGCCCCGAGAACCCCGAGCCGCTCGAGCCCTTGCCGTATATCGTGGTTGTGGTGGACGAGCTTGCCGACATGATGATGGTGGTCGGCAAGAAGGTCGAGGAGCTGATCGCCCGCCTGGCGCAGAAGGCGCGCGCCGCCGGCATCCACCTCATCCTCGCCACCCAGCGCCCGTCGGTGGACGTGATCACCGGCCTGATCAAGGCCAACGTGCCGACGCGGATCGCCTTCCAGGTCTCCAGCAAGATCGACTCGCGCACCATCCTCGACCAGATGGGCGCCGAGACCCTGCTCGGCATGGGCGACATGCTCTATCTCGCCCCCGGCACCGGCCTGCCGGTCCGGGTTCACGGCGCCTTCGTCGCCGACGACGAGGTGCACAAGGTCGTCGACCACCTGAAGCGGCTCGGCCCGCCGGACTACATCGAGGGCATCCTGTCCACCCCCGAGGACGACCTGGACGCCGCGCTCGGTGGCGGCGGGGAGGGCGGCGACGGCGAGTCGGACGCGCTCTACGACCAGGCGGTGGAGATCGTCATCAAGACGCGGCGGCCGTCGATCTCGCTGGTGCAGCGTCATCTGCGCATCGGCTACAACCGCGCGGCGCGCCTGATCGAGCAGATGGAGCGCGCCGGCCTGGTGTCGCCGATGGGCAGCAACGGCAACCGTGAAGTCATCGTTCCGGCCAAGGAGGGTGAATGAGCCTGGTCAGTAAAGCAGTGCCCGTGCTGATGCGCGGGCTGGCGGGGGCCGCGCTGGCCGCGGCGGCGCTGACGGCGGTCGCCGCCGACGGCGTGGCCCAGTTGCGTGCCTTCGTCGATGGCGCGCGCAGCGCCGAGGGCGAATTCGAACAGGTGGTGACCGCGCAGTCGGGGCGCCGCCCCCAGGAGGCGTCCGGCAGCTTCGCTTACGCGCGCCCGGGCCGCTTTCACTGGATTTACGACCGTCCCTACCGGCAGGAGCTGGTCGGTGACGGCAAGGTGCTGTGGTCCTGGGATCCGGACCTGAACCAGGTCACGGTGCGCGAGATCGGCGACGCGCTCGGCGCCACGCCGGCAGCGATCCTGTTCGGCAGCGGTGCGCTCGACGACAGCTTCGAGCTCGCCGACGGTGGCGAGCACGACGGCCTGGCCTGGGCGGAGGCGCGCCCGAAGCAGACCGAGAGCGGCTTCGAGTCGCTGCGCATCGGCCTGGCCGATGGCCAGCTCCGGCGCATGGAGATGCGCGACCATTTCGGCCAGACGACGGTCATCCGCTTCACCCGCCTGCGTGCCAATCCGGCGCTCGCCGCCGACCGCTTCAGCTTCAAGCCGCCGGCCGGTGCCGACATCATCGGTGACGTGCCCGGCATCACGCGCTGAGCCCAGGTTCGCATGAGCGATCTTTTCGAGGCTCTCGATCCGCCGCAGGTACCGCTCGCCGAGCGCATGCGGCCGAAGACACTGGACGAGGTCGCCGGCCAGGCCCATCTGCTCGGTCCGGGCAAGCCGTTGCGCCTGGCCTTCGAGTCGCGCCGGCCGCACTCGATGATCCTTTGGGGGCCGCCGGGCGTCGGCAAGACCACGCTTGCACGGCTGATGGCGCGCGGCTTCGATGCCGACTTCAGCGCGCTGTCGGCGGTGTTCTCCGGGGTCAAGGAGATCCGCGAGGCGATCCAGCAGGCGCAGGTGGCCAAGGCGCGCGGGCGGCACACGATCCTGTTCGTCGACGAGGTGCACCGCTTCAACAAGGCGCAGCAGGATGCCTTCCTGCCCTATGTCGAGCAGGGTCTGGTGACCTTCATCGGCGCGACCACAGAGAACCCGTCCTTCGAGGTCAATTCCGCGCTCTTGTCGCGTGCCGCGGTGTATGTGCTGGAGTCGCTCGATGCGGCGGCGATGGCGCAGCTGTTCGAGCGTGCGCATGCGATCTCCTGTCCAGAGCTCGGTTTCGAAGCGGATGCGCGCGAACGCCTGATCGGCTTCGCCGACGGCGACGCGCGCCGCCTGATGAACCTGATCGAACAGATCCAGGTGGCTGCCGAGACCGCCAAGGTGAATCCGGTCACTGCCGGCTTCGTCGATCAGGCGCTGTCGCGCAACCTGCGCCGTTTCGACAAGGGCGGCGAAGCCTTCTACGACCAGATTTCGGCCCTGCACAAGTCGGTGCGGGGATCGGATCCGGACGCATCGCTGTACTGGCTGTGCCGCATGCTCGATGGTGGCGCCGACCCGCTGTATCTCGGTCGCCGGCTGATACGCATGGCGGTGGAGGACATCGGTCTCGCCGATCCGCGCGCACTGGACATGGCGCTCAACGCGTGCGCGACCTACGAGCGGCTGGGTTCGCCCGAGGGCGAACTCGCGCTTGCGCAGGTCACGATCTTCCTGGCCTGCGCCGCGAAGTCGAACGCGGCCTACAAGGCCTACAACGCCGCGCGCGCCTTCGTCGCCAGCGACGGCTCGCGGCCGGTGCCGCTGCATCTGCGCAACGCACCCACCAAGCTCATGAAGGCGCTCGATTACGGCAAGGCCTACCGCTACGCGCACGACGAGCCCGAGGCCTATGCCGCCGGCGAGAACTACCTCCCTGATGGCATCCAGCCGCCCGGCTGGTACCAGCCGACGCCGCGCGGCATGGAGGGCAGGATCGCCGAAAAGCTCACCCACCTGCGCGTGCTCGATCGCAATGCCCAGCAGCGCAACGGCGAGGCCTTCCAACAAAACGCGAGGCAGAACCCGTCAGGCGATCCGGCCTCGCGTCAAGACCCGACGAAGAAAAGGACGCCGGGCGAGGAGAGTCTCAATGCGGGAGGGGATGATCCTTCATGAACCTCGCGCACAGCGACGCTGCCCGCTCCGCCTTCCGGGTATCGCCGCGCGCGTTCGCGCGTTCGATCAGGTCGAGCATGAAGTTGGTCAGGACCATGACGCCCTCCGGTGTCTGCACGAGGCCGCAACACACCTGCGCTGCGGCCGCGTCGGGGATGTCCTCATGCTCGGCGATCAGCGAAACCTCCTCCTCGGTGAGGTCGCAGTAGTCCAGGCAGTCACGAATGGATAGCATGCCGTACTCCTCCAAGGTTGTGCCGTCTTCGCGGCTTCATGACTCATCTAAGGATAATCGACGAGCGACCTTTTGCAAGGTCAATTTACGTAACGTCAACCGTACAAGTTATTGATTGGAAAAGTTAATTTTTGCAGTGCGCCATGCGTGAGCGGCGTATCGAAAGTCCTCTGCAAACCCGTGCTTGCGTCCCCTCGTTGGCACGAGGCCTTAACTTCCAGTCGCAAGTTACTGATTCGAAACGCTCCAGGAAAACTCACCGATGCTCGACATCCAGCTCCTTCGCACCCAGATCGATACCGTCGCCGCTCGTCTCGCAAGCCGCGGCCTGCAGCTCGACACGGCCGCCTTCCAGGCCCTGGAAGACGAGCGCAAGCAGCTTCAGACCCGCACCCAGGAACTGCAGGCGCGCCGCAACGCGCTCTCCAAGCAGATCGGCATGCTCAAGGGCAGGGGCGAGGATGCCTCGGGCGTGATGGCCGAGGTCGCCCAGCTCGGCGACGAGCTGAAGGCTTGCGAGCAGGCGCTGCCGGTGCTGCTCGAGCGCATCAATGCCTTCCTCGCCACCCTGCCCAACCTGCCGCAGGATGACGTGCCGGTGGGCGTGGACGAAACCGGCAACGTCGAGGTGCGGCGCTGGGGCACGCCGCGCAGCTACGACTTCGAGGTGCGCGATCATGTCGACCTCGGCGCGCCGCTGGGTCTCGACTTCGAGACCGGCGCCAAGCTTTCCGGTTCGCGCTTCGCCTTCCTGCGCGGTCCGGTGGCGCGCCTGCACCGCGCGCTGGCGCAGTTCATGCTCGACACCCACACCCGCGAGCACGGCTATACCGAGTGCTACACGCCCTACATCGTCAATGGCTCGGCGCTCTACGGCACCGGCCAGCTGCCCAAGTTCAAGGAGGACCTGTTCTGGGTGCTGCGCGGCGGCGACGAGGAGGGGCTGGAGCAGTACCTGATCCCCACCGCCGAGATCACGCTGACCAACAGCGTGCGCGAGGACGTGCTCGCGCTCGACGCGCTGCCGATCCGCTTGACCGCGCACAGTCCGTGCTTCCGCTCCGAGGCCGGCAGCGGCGGGCGCGACGTGCGCGGCATGATCCGCCAGCACCAGTTCGACAAGGTCGAGATGGTGCAGATCGTCGAGCCGTCGAAGAGCAATGAGGCGCTGGAGCAGATGGTCGGCCACGCCGAGGCCATCCTGCAGAAGCTGGAACTGCCCTACCGGGTGATCACGCTGTGCACCGGCGACATGGGTTTCTCGGCCGCCAGGACCTACGATCTGGAAGTCTGGCTGCCGGCGCAGAACACCTACCGCGAGATCTCGAGCTGCTCGAACTGCGAGGCCTTCCAGGCGCGCCGCATGCAGGCCCGCTTCAAGAACGCGCAGGGCAAGAACGAGCTGGTGCACACCCTCAACGGCTCCGGCCTCGCGGTGGGGCGCACCCTGGTCGCGGTGCTGGAGAACCACCAGCAGGCCGACGGCTCGATCGTGATCCCGAAGGCGCTGGTGCCCTACATGGGCGGGGTCGAGGTGCTCGAAGCGCCGCTGTGACCCGGCAGCTCGGGCGCGGCGTCGGGCCTCACTCGCCGGGCCCGGCGTCGCGCCGTCCGAGGCGCAGGCCGGGCACGGTCAGCGGCGCGGCGTGCGGCGGCTCCAGCCGCAGCAGGATGTCGTAGTAGCTGCGCACGTTCTCGGCCATCATCACCGCTTCGCCACCGCGCGCCGGACCGGATTTGAGCCGCGCGGCGTACTGCGGTCGCGACAGCAGGGGCAGCACGCCCTTCATGTCGTACCAGGCGTGCTCGTCCTTGCCCAGGCTGCGTGCGATCGCGCGCGCGCCGTTGAAGTGCCCCATGCCCAGGTTGTAGGCTGCAGCGGCCATCCACGAGCGGTCCGGCTCGGGCACTTCCGCCGGCAGATCGTCCTCCAGCATCGCCAGGTAACGCGCACCGCCGAGGATGCTCTCGCGGGCGTCGAGGCGGTTGGCGACGCCGAGCCGGTCGGCGGTCTCGGACGTCAGCATCATCATCCCGCGCACCCCGGTGAAGGAGGTGGCGTTAGGGTCCCATTGCGATTCCTGGTAGGCGACCGCGGCGAGATAGCGCCAGTCGATGCCGGTGCGCGCCTCCGCCTCCTCGAAGTGGGGCCGGTAGCGGGGCAGGCGCTCGCCCACCCGGTCGAGGAAGCCCTTGATGTCGGCGTCCCGGAGGCGGCGGATGTGGCCGAAATGACGATCGGCGACGCGCACCAGCATGCCGCTCTTCTTCGCCTCGTCGATGAAGGTGTCGACCTCGGTCGCGAGGGCGCTGTCGCGCAGCGAGGTCGCCCACGAGATCGTCGATGGTGTCGGCAATTCCCAGGCGATGTCGATGTCGGGATGGAGGCGCGCGGCGAATGCGTAATGCAGGCGGTCGGTGGCGACCAGATCGAGTTCGCCCGCGGCGAGCCTCGCAAGCAAGTCCTCCTCGCCGTCGCGCACCGGGAAATGGACGTTGAGGCCCGGCACCCGGCGGCGGATGTCGGTGGCGTGCTGGGCGGCCAGCGAGCCGCGTTGCGCACTCACCGTCCGTCCGGCGAGATCGCCCTCGTTGCGAATCGGCGTGCCATCGCCACGGGCTGCAATGACGTAATCCACTTCACGCAGCGCCGCCGACCAGCGCACCGGCAGGCGGTCGTTGCGGCCCAGCCCGGCGGCGGCGAGGTGGGCGCGCCCCTGGATCACCGCATCGAGGGCGCGGGTCGCGTCGGGATAGGTGTCGAAGCGGACCGGCACGCCGAGGCGTTCGCCGAGGGCGAGCAGGAGTTCGTATTCGAAGCCGCGGACCTCTCCGTCGCCATCCTTGCGATAGGAGATCGCGTCGTGGCGGGTCGCGACGCGCAACTCGCCGAGCTGGCGATGATCGGCGAGCGGCGGCGCCGTGGTAGGCGAACACGCCGCCAGGAGCAGGGCGATGAGGATGGACAGCAGCAGGCGAAGGGGGAAATCGCGGCTCATGACGGCGCGATTCGGCGCCGCGGAGCGCCCGCTGCCGGGCGATGCTGGCCTGCAGCCCAGGACGATGGCTCGCCTCATTCGTCGACCCAGTCGGCCTCCCAGCGTGCGAGCTCGGGGAAGTGGCGCGCTGCGTCGTTTCCCAGTGCGAGTTCGAGCTGCTCGATCAGGGCGTGCAGGTGCTTGTCGGGTGTCTGCGGCAGCATCGGCTCGAGCTCGATGACCAGGTCGCCGGCTGTCCGCCGTCCACGGCCGGGGAAGCCGGCGCCGGCCACGCGCAGCGTGCGCGCGTGCGCGACCCCGGGCTCGAGCGCGATCGTGCGCAGGCCGGCCGGATGCGGGATGCGCAAGGGGCCTCCAATGAGCATCCGGAGCGCACTCAGCGGGCGCTGCATGACGAGGTTCCGGCCCTCGCGGCGGAAGATCGGGTGGGGCGCCAGGCGGATGCGCAGGCGGAGGTCCCCGCGCGGATGCCGGCCATCGGGATGGGCTTCACCCTCGCCGGCCAGGCGCAATTCGTCATCGTCGATCAGCCCGGGTGGGACCACCACCTGCAGCCAGCGCTCGACGACTTCTTCCCCGCTGCCGGCGCAGTGGCTGCAGGCCTGGGTGTTGCGGTAGCCGCGGCCGTCGCACTCGGGACAGCGAACCAGACCCTTCGCGCCGCTGATTCGTCCGGAGCCGCGGCAGGGCTCGCACAGGCGGCTGACGCTGAGCTTCTCCAGGCCGCCGCCGCCGCAGTGGCCGCAGGGCTGGGGGGTGCGCACGCATACCGGCAGGGTGGCGCCGAGGAAGGCGTCCTCGAAGCTGATTTCCAGGGTTTGCCAGCGGTCCGGACCGCGGCTGCGGGTGTTTGCCGACGCTGCAGCGGAGTCGGCAGCTTCGGCCTCATCGGCGTCCCGCGCCTCCTCGTCATCGAGGAGGGCGGCGAGCAGGCGGTCGTGGGCCTGGCGCAACAGCTTGAAATGCTCCACCGCCTCAGGGGCGGGATTGCGATCGGGGTGCCACTGCATGGCCAGCTTGCGGAACGCGCGCTTGATCTGCTGCGTCGTGGCGCCGGGCTGCAGCCCTAGCAGTGCATGGGCGTCGGACATCGTCGGTTTCGGGAAGCGCTCGAGAACCTGAGCTTAACCGAGCGCGCGCGTCGGCTGCAGAGGTCGAAAACAAAAAAGCCTGGTCCGAAGACCAGGCTTTTCCGTGTTGTCTGGCGCGCCCGGAAGGATTCGAACCTCCTACCCCCTGGTTCGTAGCCAGGTACTCTATCCAGATGAGCTACGGGCGCGTTGCCGATTTCGTTTAGAGCCCGATATCGGAAGGCTTGTTTGGCGCGCCCGGAAGGATTCGAACCTCCTACCCCCTGGTTCGTAGCCAGGTACTCTATCCAGATGAGCTACGGGCGCTTCGTGCTGCACTGCGAAGGAGCGGGATTATAACGGCTGTTCCCGCAACTTCAAGTGTTATTTGGCGGAGAGGGTGGGATTCGAACCCACGGTAGGCTCGCACCTACGCCTGATTTCGAGTCAGGTACATTCGACCACTCTGCCACCTCTCCGCTCGAAGGTCGGCATTATAGTGAATCTGCCGGAAAAGTGAACGCTTTTTTTGAAGCTCATTTGCGAGTGCCGCGCGCCCAGCCCGCCAGCGCTGCGGCGGGCCAAGGCGCAAAAGCGATCATGCGCTCTTGGGCAGCATTTCCTCGTAGGCGCGTACCGCCTCCGCAGCGTACATCAGGGCCGGGCCGCCACCCATGTAGGTGCACACGCCCAGGGTTTCCATGATCTGCTCGCGGCTGGCGCCGAGGCGGATCAGGGCCTTGACGTGGAAGCCGACGCAGGCGTCGCAGCGCTGGGTCACGGCGATCGCCAGGGCGATGAGTTCCTTCTGCAGCTCGCTCAGCGCACCGTCCTGCAGCGCGCCCTTGGCCATCGCGCTGAAGCCCTGCATCGTGTCCGGGGTTTCCTTGCGCAGGGTGGCGAGCGCCTTGGACACGTCGGTGGTGATCTGGACGAAGGACTTCGAGGACATCGCGGCGACTCCGTATTTAAGGGAACGCTTATCTTAATCCCAAAGCCAGCGTATCTGCCATCCTCGTCCTCGATGGCTTCATCCGCAGAATGAATGTTCTGGCGCGCGAGGGCAGGAATCGCCCGCTTTGCACGAAGCGCCGCGATCCCGACCGCAGAGGGGCGTCAGGCCTTGCGCTTGTCGCGCTCGATCAGCGCGTAGGCGGAGTGGTTGTGGATCGACTCGAAGTTCTCCGATTCGACCACGTAGGCATCGATGCGCGGTTCGCGGTGCAGCTGGGCGGCGACGTCGCGCACCATGTCCTCGACGAACTTGGGGTTGTCGTAGGCACGCTCGGTGACCCACTTCTCGTCGGGGCGCTTGAGCAGGCCGAAGACCTCGCACGAGGCCTGGGCCTCGACGAGCTGAACCATCTCCTCGATCCACAGGTGGTCGTTGAGCACCGCGGTGACGGTGACGTGCGAGCGCTGGTTGTGCGCGCCGTACTCGGAGATCTTCTTCGAGCACGGACACAGGCTGGTCACCGGTACCACCACCTTCATCGTGAACTCGTAGGCGCCGCCCTCGCGGATGCTGCCGATGAAGCAGACCTCGTAGTCGAGCAGGCTCTGCACGCCGGACACCGGCGCCGTCTTGTTGATGAAGTAGGGGAAGCTCATCTCGACGTGG
This genomic stretch from Thauera sp. GDN1 harbors:
- a CDS encoding DNA translocase FtsK produces the protein MLSRSSSRSQPLPEKISLLLQEARWLILGVMSLYVGLVLVGYNEADPGWSHAADVARVANPGGRFGAWLADLLLYLFGLSSWWWVVFLGYSLLWGFRRLKNRLELDHRSFIFVMIGFFVVLLTSSALEFLRFHSHGAAVPLEPGGLLGMELGQLTQRYFGFTGGTLMLLALMASGLSLFTGLSWLAVVERIGLCLEQGVTGIQQAWMRWQDRRAGREIAVKREAVVQTRRRKVEKEAPAPLRIEPAVVAVPKSERVEKERQQTLFADAPEGAIPPVSLLDPASGGVEPPSPESLEFTSRVIETKLADFGVEVKVLAAYPGPVITRYEIEPATGVKGSQVVNLAKDLARALSLVSIRVVETVPGKSCMALELPNPKRQMVRLSEIVGSKVYQDAHSPLTVVLGKDIGGQPVVADLAKMPHLLVAGTTGSGKSVGINAMILSLIYKSEPERVRLIMVDPKMLELSIYEGIPHLLAPVVTDMKHAANALNWCVTEMDKRYKLMAAVGVRNLAGFNKAVQEARKAETPLTNPFSISPENPEPLEPLPYIVVVVDELADMMMVVGKKVEELIARLAQKARAAGIHLILATQRPSVDVITGLIKANVPTRIAFQVSSKIDSRTILDQMGAETLLGMGDMLYLAPGTGLPVRVHGAFVADDEVHKVVDHLKRLGPPDYIEGILSTPEDDLDAALGGGGEGGDGESDALYDQAVEIVIKTRRPSISLVQRHLRIGYNRAARLIEQMERAGLVSPMGSNGNREVIVPAKEGE
- the lolA gene encoding outer membrane lipoprotein chaperone LolA; its protein translation is MSLVSKAVPVLMRGLAGAALAAAALTAVAADGVAQLRAFVDGARSAEGEFEQVVTAQSGRRPQEASGSFAYARPGRFHWIYDRPYRQELVGDGKVLWSWDPDLNQVTVREIGDALGATPAAILFGSGALDDSFELADGGEHDGLAWAEARPKQTESGFESLRIGLADGQLRRMEMRDHFGQTTVIRFTRLRANPALAADRFSFKPPAGADIIGDVPGITR
- a CDS encoding replication-associated recombination protein A: MSDLFEALDPPQVPLAERMRPKTLDEVAGQAHLLGPGKPLRLAFESRRPHSMILWGPPGVGKTTLARLMARGFDADFSALSAVFSGVKEIREAIQQAQVAKARGRHTILFVDEVHRFNKAQQDAFLPYVEQGLVTFIGATTENPSFEVNSALLSRAAVYVLESLDAAAMAQLFERAHAISCPELGFEADARERLIGFADGDARRLMNLIEQIQVAAETAKVNPVTAGFVDQALSRNLRRFDKGGEAFYDQISALHKSVRGSDPDASLYWLCRMLDGGADPLYLGRRLIRMAVEDIGLADPRALDMALNACATYERLGSPEGELALAQVTIFLACAAKSNAAYKAYNAARAFVASDGSRPVPLHLRNAPTKLMKALDYGKAYRYAHDEPEAYAAGENYLPDGIQPPGWYQPTPRGMEGRIAEKLTHLRVLDRNAQQRNGEAFQQNARQNPSGDPASRQDPTKKRTPGEESLNAGGDDPS
- the serS gene encoding serine--tRNA ligase — translated: MLDIQLLRTQIDTVAARLASRGLQLDTAAFQALEDERKQLQTRTQELQARRNALSKQIGMLKGRGEDASGVMAEVAQLGDELKACEQALPVLLERINAFLATLPNLPQDDVPVGVDETGNVEVRRWGTPRSYDFEVRDHVDLGAPLGLDFETGAKLSGSRFAFLRGPVARLHRALAQFMLDTHTREHGYTECYTPYIVNGSALYGTGQLPKFKEDLFWVLRGGDEEGLEQYLIPTAEITLTNSVREDVLALDALPIRLTAHSPCFRSEAGSGGRDVRGMIRQHQFDKVEMVQIVEPSKSNEALEQMVGHAEAILQKLELPYRVITLCTGDMGFSAARTYDLEVWLPAQNTYREISSCSNCEAFQARRMQARFKNAQGKNELVHTLNGSGLAVGRTLVAVLENHQQADGSIVIPKALVPYMGGVEVLEAPL
- the mltF gene encoding membrane-bound lytic murein transglycosylase MltF, whose product is MSRDFPLRLLLSILIALLLAACSPTTAPPLADHRQLGELRVATRHDAISYRKDGDGEVRGFEYELLLALGERLGVPVRFDTYPDATRALDAVIQGRAHLAAAGLGRNDRLPVRWSAALREVDYVIAARGDGTPIRNEGDLAGRTVSAQRGSLAAQHATDIRRRVPGLNVHFPVRDGEEDLLARLAAGELDLVATDRLHYAFAARLHPDIDIAWELPTPSTISWATSLRDSALATEVDTFIDEAKKSGMLVRVADRHFGHIRRLRDADIKGFLDRVGERLPRYRPHFEEAEARTGIDWRYLAAVAYQESQWDPNATSFTGVRGMMMLTSETADRLGVANRLDARESILGGARYLAMLEDDLPAEVPEPDRSWMAAAAYNLGMGHFNGARAIARSLGKDEHAWYDMKGVLPLLSRPQYAARLKSGPARGGEAVMMAENVRSYYDILLRLEPPHAAPLTVPGLRLGRRDAGPGE
- a CDS encoding DnaJ C-terminal domain-containing protein, which translates into the protein MSDAHALLGLQPGATTQQIKRAFRKLAMQWHPDRNPAPEAVEHFKLLRQAHDRLLAALLDDEEARDADEAEAADSAAASANTRSRGPDRWQTLEISFEDAFLGATLPVCVRTPQPCGHCGGGGLEKLSVSRLCEPCRGSGRISGAKGLVRCPECDGRGYRNTQACSHCAGSGEEVVERWLQVVVPPGLIDDDELRLAGEGEAHPDGRHPRGDLRLRIRLAPHPIFRREGRNLVMQRPLSALRMLIGGPLRIPHPAGLRTIALEPGVAHARTLRVAGAGFPGRGRRTAGDLVIELEPMLPQTPDKHLHALIEQLELALGNDAARHFPELARWEADWVDE
- a CDS encoding carboxymuconolactone decarboxylase family protein, with translation MSSKSFVQITTDVSKALATLRKETPDTMQGFSAMAKGALQDGALSELQKELIALAIAVTQRCDACVGFHVKALIRLGASREQIMETLGVCTYMGGGPALMYAAEAVRAYEEMLPKSA
- the folE2 gene encoding GTP cyclohydrolase FolE2, yielding MNAPTDLAIPDVQSSADSRRIAIDKVGIKSIRHPIKVADKAGGVQHTVASFNMYVGLPHNFKGTHMSRFVEILNGNEREISVENFEPMLRSMVERLEAETGHVEMSFPYFINKTAPVSGVQSLLDYEVCFIGSIREGGAYEFTMKVVVPVTSLCPCSKKISEYGAHNQRSHVTVTAVLNDHLWIEEMVQLVEAQASCEVFGLLKRPDEKWVTERAYDNPKFVEDMVRDVAAQLHREPRIDAYVVESENFESIHNHSAYALIERDKRKA